The Phaseolus vulgaris cultivar G19833 chromosome 10, P. vulgaris v2.0, whole genome shotgun sequence DNA window CTTCTTCTACAATAATGCTATTCCATTTGATGTAGCAAACAGTGAAGAATTTAAGAGGATGATTGACTTAGTTTCTAAACAGGGTGTCGGATTTAAGCCACCGTCATATCATGAAATAAGAGTGAAATATTTGAAGCAAGAGGTTGAGAAGACTAATTTGATTCTGGAAGAACATAAACTCTTTTGGAAAAAAACTGGATGTACAATAATGATAGATGGATGGACGGATAGAAAGAGGAGGACTATACTTAATTTTCTAGTAAATAGTCCAAGGGGGACTGTCTTTTTGAAGTCTATTGACGCTTCTAACATATGCAAGACAACTGAAAAAAATTTCAAGATAATGGATGAACTTGTTGAGGAGGTTGGGGAAGAGAATGTCATCCAAATTGTAATCGATAATGCAGCAAATTATAAGGCAGCTGGGGAATTGTTAATGCAAAAGAGGAAAAATTTGTATTGGACACCTTGTGCAACCCATTGCATTGTTCTAATGTTGAaagattttgagaaaaaaataccACTCCATCATGAGACAATAGCCAatggtaagaaaatcaaaacattCATTTACTCAAGAAGTGATCTTATCTCCTTGTTGCACAAATATACTACAGGAACAGATTTGATAAAACCAACCAATACTCGTTTTGTCACATCTTATTTGACTTTGGGATGCTTGAATGAAAATAAGGGATCACTCATTAGGATGTTCACATCCAAGGAGTGGCAATCCAGTCCATTTGTAAAAACTAAAGATGGACAATTTGTGGAAAATTTGATATTGGACAAAGGATTTTGGAAAAATATTTCGAATTGCTTGAGAGGTGCTCTTCCCCTAATTAAGGTGTTGGGCATGGTGGATTCATATGAGAAAGAAGCCATGGGATTTATTTATGAAGAGATGAATATtgcgaaaaaaaaaaatacaaagtcTTTTCAATGGAGTTACTGAAAGGTAATACTTtcacttatattttatttgtaattttttttttagaaatatatacttgttttggagattaaattgtttattttttatcttatttagcTACACTCCCTTTTGGGAAATCATTGATCAAATATGGGATAATCAATTGCATAGGCCATTGCATGCTGCGGGCTATTATTTTAATCCCATGTTACACTATCATCCTGAGTTTGAAGCTGGTTATAAGGTGAAACGGGGAATGTATGACTGTTTGGAGAGGTTAGTGGGAGACATTGATGAGATGAGTAAGATTGATTTTCAAATGGAGAGTTTCAAGAGCAAGTATGGATTGTTTGGTAGTCAGATAGCTCAACATGCACTCAAGACCAAAACTCCATCACAATGGTGGGAATCATATGGTGATGAATATCCGGAACTACAAAGATTTGCAATTACAGTATTGAGTTTAACTTGCAGTTCGTCTGGTTGTGAGGGTAATTGTAGTGCTTTTGAAAGGgtaagaatttaaatttatgaaattgattttataattattttttaaatgataatatgatgtgttaattaattttataattatttaggtCCACACTAAGAAAAGAAATCGTTTCCAAAGAACCATGAATGATGTGGTGTTTGTTATGACTAATTCAAGAttgatgaagaagaaagatgttaGGAAAACAAAAGACTAtaatattgatgatttttcttcTGATGATGAATGGAATGGGGAGGAAAATGAAACAAATTCAAGTTTAGATGATTTAGATGAAGACATCATTGATGGTTTAGATGAAGACATCTTATTTGaagttgaagaagatgatgctAGTAGAGGTGGTGTTGCTACATCCATGAATGATTTGGAGGTTCCTCCAAACGCTAATAATGATGAAGGACATGGTAGAGATGATattaatgaaaatgaagatCATTTGGAGGATGATGATTATCCTATGATTAATATAAATGATCTTTTTAGATAGTTTCTTTGTATTAaacatttatgaatttatatctatatatatatatgttcacaCATATTTGTGTGTTTGGTTTAGCTCATCTAACAGTTTGTATTTATCTAACAGCTTTTGGTATTTAACATGCTGGACTCTCACAGCAAAATAAACTCAGAACCCCTCACCATAGGGAAATTTTCCTGTTAGGAAGACCCAGAGGACTTTCAACTAGCACAAATTGCTGTGCATATATAACATCTCTTTTTACgttccttttattttattcactCCCTCTCTCTTCCTTTCTTCTGCTCTGTTATCTGTGACTGCATTACTAGAAGCTGCAATGGCGAGTAGATGACTAACCAAGAGAATATCATTACTGCAACCAATATGCAGGAGAAGAAACTTTGttactcttttttattttaagtctCTTATCAAGAAGTAGTAGAACTGTTAAATTTAAAGGTTCTTAAAATGAATTATAGTTCCATTAGCTCTTGGAGTTTTAAACCCAATCTGAAAGTATTTTCACTGTCCATCCATGGAAAAGAGGTAGTTTAAGTGCTTAGCacttatttatgttttatggTTAAGACTTGTGATTTTTGAGGTTAGGGGAGCTAACCCTAATCTCTCCAAGCACTTGGCATAGCTTTTATAGTCAATTAATTTGTTGTATGTCTATTCTGTTGTAATTGTTAATGAGAAAAGTATGTTCCTTGTATGCGTGGGTCTGTCAATTAATACTTTGATATGTCCTGTGGCGTCACTTGGCTTACTTTTTATGGATGTTGGAAAAGAACCATCATTATGTTGTCACTATTTACATTTTCTTTTTGGAGACTGCTCCCATCCCCTTTCTGTTAATTTTTAGATTTCTGTTATGCAAACAGGGTCCAACTGGCTGGTTGGATCAGAAAATCAGTGAAACTGATTCAAATAATCCATAAAACCTCATCATATTGATTtgttcataaaattgatttagtaATTTTTGCCTGCAGAAATTTATTTAGAGCATTGAGTCCCTGACTTAACTTCTCAACTTCGAAATGTTCTCTTGAAGAGGACAGACTGAATATGTTCTTCCCCCCTTTGgtcttatttaaattttaagagGTGCAGGGATGCATAACAAAGCTAATGAATGCTTTATTATATAGAGATACTTATATACCATCACCCTAGAAATTAGGTGTAAAATGTTTATATGAATTGAATTTTCTCATCTTTGGGGTGGCGCCCTTTAAATTGGTGTTTGGTCTGAGGCATTAGTTCCGCTTCCTTCACCGTTTGCACTTTGCCTCTCACATATTCCCAAACAGTGAAACTTGTTGCTGCAAATACATAATAAATAGAAAGAAAGATACCCTTTTGAGAGTTTTCCTTTGTTGCATTCTTCTATTGTCTTATTTGGTCAAGTGTTGAAAGAGAGatatcatatatatacatacCAGTTTAGTTGATTTGCATCATATCTCCAGTGTCAAAGGCCAATTCATTTTTTCTAGACATTAAAAGATTTATACAATTTTCTTCTTTGGTGGAAGATTTTGTACTGCACCACTTGATGGTGGTTTCCAAGAGAGAAATCAAGGTAGATATTTTCTTCTGTTGCCCGATATATAAGATCTCTCTCATCACACTCTTTCTGATTTCTATTTTCTCTGTATTTTTCTTCTGTATAAGATCAAAGTTGATATTTTTTCTTctgtatatatgtatttatattacCATTGATGGAACTGAAAAGTTGTTACTGAAGGGGAAGGATTGTTTAGTAAAACAActatttctttttccttttttcttttccttaatatttatttgtataaataCTGATGCTAACAGGGAAATTTACTCGTAAATTTGAAGAATTAACACAAAAAGGCATCTGTTTCAAGGAATTCCTCTATCAAATGAGTTGGATGTCTGGTGTGACTGGAACTTGGAATTGGAGGATGTATGATCTTAGAATATAATCTATACATGGctcatcttcttcctcaaaATAGGTGAATATAAAGTGAAGAGCTTGATGAACTTATGTTTTTAAATGATTAAGGTAATTTTGTTacactattttatttatatttttaaattttaatctctctagatagtttttattttatgtttttcggCAGGTAGATAATAATTGTCTGTTTGAAGCTAAAATAGAAGGTTTAGACATTTCTTTAAGCATATAAGTTTGCAAAATCT harbors:
- the LOC137819110 gene encoding uncharacterized protein isoform X1; this encodes MLHYHPEFEAGYKVKRGMYDCLERLVGDIDEMSKIDFQMESFKSKYGLFGSQIAQHALKTKTPSQWWESYGDEYPELQRFAITVLSLTCSSSGCEGNCSAFERVHTKKRNRFQRTMNDVVFVMTNSRLMKKKDVRKTKDYNIDDFSSDDEWNGEENETNSSLDDLDEDIIDGLDEDILFEVEEDDASRGGVATSMNDLEVPPNANNDEGHGRDDINENEDHLEDDDYPMININDLFR